From a region of the Terriglobales bacterium genome:
- a CDS encoding GWxTD domain-containing protein, with amino-acid sequence MKRWLDEDVRWIITDEEMSAFKQLSNDEERDQFIEQFWLRRDPTPDTVENEFKEEHYRRIAYANEHYQSGKA; translated from the coding sequence TGGACGAGGACGTGCGCTGGATCATCACCGATGAGGAGATGTCGGCCTTCAAGCAACTCTCCAATGACGAGGAGCGCGACCAGTTCATCGAGCAGTTCTGGCTGCGGCGCGACCCCACCCCCGACACGGTGGAGAACGAATTCAAGGAAGAGCACTACCGGCGCATCGCCTACGCCAACGAGCACTACCAGTCCGGGAAGGC